Proteins from a genomic interval of Thermoanaerobacterium thermosaccharolyticum DSM 571:
- the cobI gene encoding precorrin-2 C(20)-methyltransferase, protein MAKLYGIGVGPGEESLITLKAVKILQKVDVVIAPSSKGEGSIAYEIAKPYIKCDVVFIEFPMTYSKEDLKAKWEENIKKIKKFLDDGKDVAFITIGDPMIYSTYIYILKGIEGYETETIPGISSYSAAASRLNIPIAEGNETFAVVPSGDILEISKALDMFDNVVLMKISRRYEEIVNLLKEKNFKGYLVIKCGHQDEEICYDLDKYIGKKIDYLSLIIAKKVK, encoded by the coding sequence ATGGCAAAATTATACGGTATAGGAGTGGGACCGGGGGAAGAAAGCTTAATTACTTTAAAAGCTGTAAAAATACTTCAAAAAGTAGATGTGGTGATAGCTCCTTCAAGTAAAGGAGAAGGAAGTATTGCTTATGAAATTGCAAAGCCTTATATAAAATGTGATGTAGTATTTATAGAATTCCCAATGACATACTCAAAAGAAGATCTTAAAGCAAAATGGGAAGAAAATATTAAAAAAATCAAAAAATTTCTTGATGATGGGAAAGATGTAGCTTTTATAACAATAGGAGACCCCATGATTTATAGTACTTACATATACATTCTAAAGGGAATTGAAGGTTATGAGACAGAGACCATCCCTGGAATTAGCTCATATAGCGCAGCTGCTTCAAGATTAAATATTCCAATTGCAGAGGGGAATGAAACTTTTGCAGTTGTTCCATCAGGAGATATATTAGAAATTTCAAAAGCACTTGATATGTTTGATAACGTGGTATTGATGAAAATTTCGAGAAGATACGAGGAAATAGTAAATCTTTTAAAAGAAAAAAACTTCAAAGGATATCTTGTAATAAAGTGCGGTCATCAAGATGAAGAAATATGTTACGATCTTGATAAATACATAGGAAAAAAGATAGACTATTTGTCTTTGATTATTGCAAAGAAGGTGAAGTAG
- the cbiT gene encoding precorrin-6Y C5,15-methyltransferase (decarboxylating) subunit CbiT yields the protein MTPGIPDEYFVRGNVPMTKEEIRVLSISKLRLKEDSVVWDIGAGTGSVSVEAALISKKGVVYSIEKEEEGVRLINENIKKFNVENIVVVYGLAPDALLDLPSPDRVFIGGTGDKMYQIFDIVTTKLKEDGVVVVNGITLDTVYSAHHCFKQRLFTVQTICVNISVSKEAGNKTMMVSQNPVYIISAKREG from the coding sequence ATGACACCTGGAATTCCTGATGAATATTTTGTAAGAGGCAATGTCCCAATGACAAAGGAAGAAATACGAGTTTTGTCAATATCTAAACTGAGGCTTAAAGAAGACAGTGTAGTATGGGACATTGGCGCTGGTACAGGCTCTGTGTCCGTTGAGGCTGCATTAATATCGAAAAAAGGTGTTGTTTATTCTATTGAAAAAGAGGAAGAAGGTGTAAGACTTATAAACGAAAACATTAAGAAATTTAACGTAGAAAATATTGTTGTGGTGTATGGTTTAGCTCCTGATGCCCTTTTAGATTTGCCTTCACCTGACAGGGTATTCATTGGGGGGACAGGGGATAAAATGTATCAAATATTTGACATTGTCACAACTAAATTAAAGGAAGATGGGGTAGTTGTAGTAAACGGGATTACACTTGATACTGTGTATTCTGCTCATCATTGTTTTAAACAAAGATTGTTTACGGTCCAAACAATATGCGTCAATATTTCGGTGTCAAAAGAAGCGGGAAATAAGACGATGATGGTATCGCAAAATCCTGTATACATTATATCGGCTAAGAGAGAGGGATAG
- the cbiE gene encoding precorrin-6y C5,15-methyltransferase (decarboxylating) subunit CbiE produces the protein MVTIVGIGPGNKKFITTYALERIKEADVLVGGRRHLEEFKDIDCEKIMINASTDYHGILNKEGNIVILASGEPSLYGIAEVILKYVDKKQLEIIPGISSIQYMCAKLKITMNDLAVVSLHGRTEDLVKKVKENKKVAIFTDDTHTPQFVAAMLKEKNLQDRKIHVGENLSYDTERIYSFTVEELLNCNKKFDLNVVVITCGNI, from the coding sequence ATGGTGACAATTGTAGGGATAGGGCCGGGAAACAAAAAATTCATTACCACTTATGCACTTGAAAGAATAAAAGAGGCAGATGTACTGGTGGGAGGCCGGCGCCATCTTGAAGAATTTAAAGATATTGATTGCGAAAAGATTATGATAAACGCTTCAACAGATTATCATGGTATACTCAACAAAGAAGGCAATATTGTTATTTTAGCATCAGGAGAACCTTCTTTGTATGGCATAGCGGAAGTGATTTTAAAATATGTGGACAAAAAGCAATTAGAAATAATTCCAGGCATAAGCTCAATACAGTATATGTGTGCAAAACTTAAAATAACAATGAATGACTTGGCGGTTGTAAGCTTACATGGTCGTACTGAAGATTTGGTAAAAAAAGTAAAAGAGAATAAAAAAGTCGCTATTTTTACTGATGATACGCATACGCCGCAATTTGTTGCAGCTATGTTGAAAGAAAAAAATTTGCAAGACAGGAAAATACACGTTGGTGAAAATCTGTCTTATGATACGGAGAGGATTTACTCTTTTACAGTAGAAGAACTTTTAAACTGCAATAAAAAATTTGATTTAAATGTAGTGGTGATAACATGTGGCAATATATGA
- the cbiD gene encoding cobalt-precorrin-5B (C(1))-methyltransferase CbiD, with the protein MENYAVKRGKKLRYGYTTGSCAAAASKASTYMLFTGRRLDTVEIDTPKGWRLKLEVLDITSGEGWVKCGIRKDGGDDPDATHGLIIYSKAEVKEGEGVEVYGGEGVGVVTKPGLPVSPGKSAINPVPMSMILNEVKKVLPEGKGVKITISVPGGEKVALKTFNPRLGIVGGISILGTTGIVEPMSEEALKSSLELELSILSAEGYKRVVFAPGNYGKEYALKEGVGERLIISYGNFLGFMLEKAVEYGFTHVVLAGHIGKLVKVAAGIFNTHSHVADARAEIMAAYVAHFGADKETVDKVLDSNTTEEALDIIEKAGINIKDFSQFIADRVYMKCKQYVYDKLNIEIHLISLKRGIIAKAGDKVEW; encoded by the coding sequence ATGGAGAACTACGCTGTAAAGAGAGGAAAAAAATTAAGGTATGGTTATACTACAGGATCTTGTGCAGCCGCTGCATCGAAGGCTTCTACTTACATGCTTTTTACAGGTAGGAGACTAGATACTGTAGAGATAGATACTCCAAAGGGATGGCGGCTTAAGCTGGAGGTTTTGGATATAACTTCAGGAGAAGGCTGGGTAAAGTGCGGTATAAGAAAAGACGGAGGGGATGACCCGGATGCTACTCACGGCCTTATAATTTATTCGAAGGCTGAGGTAAAAGAAGGAGAAGGGGTAGAAGTCTATGGAGGCGAAGGAGTTGGAGTAGTCACAAAACCGGGACTTCCCGTAAGCCCTGGGAAATCCGCTATTAATCCTGTTCCAATGTCAATGATTTTAAATGAAGTCAAAAAAGTACTGCCGGAAGGGAAAGGTGTAAAAATTACCATAAGTGTACCAGGCGGTGAAAAGGTGGCTTTAAAGACCTTCAACCCAAGGCTTGGAATTGTAGGCGGTATATCAATACTTGGTACTACAGGGATTGTAGAGCCTATGTCGGAGGAAGCTTTAAAATCTTCTCTTGAGTTAGAACTTTCTATCCTTTCTGCTGAAGGATACAAAAGGGTAGTTTTTGCTCCAGGAAATTATGGCAAAGAATATGCTTTAAAAGAAGGTGTGGGAGAAAGACTCATCATATCTTATGGTAATTTTTTGGGATTTATGCTAGAAAAGGCAGTAGAGTACGGTTTTACACATGTGGTATTGGCAGGGCATATAGGGAAACTCGTAAAAGTAGCGGCAGGGATATTTAATACCCACAGCCATGTTGCAGATGCGAGAGCAGAAATAATGGCGGCCTATGTAGCCCATTTTGGTGCAGATAAAGAGACTGTTGACAAAGTTCTGGATTCAAATACGACAGAAGAAGCCCTTGATATAATTGAAAAGGCGGGAATCAATATAAAAGACTTTAGTCAGTTTATAGCAGACAGGGTCTACATGAAATGTAAGCAGTATGTTTACGATAAATTAAATATCGAAATACATCTCATTTCATTGAAAAGAGGCATTATTGCAAAAGCAGGTGATAAAGTAGAATGGTGA
- a CDS encoding precorrin-8X methylmutase encodes MNYIKDPWEIEKKSFEIIGKNIDESKFDKKELLIVKRVIHATADFEFANILKISKGAIEDGLKVLKEGFNIVSDTKMAEAGINKKVLEKIGSKVKSYINLPEAKDISKKCGITRSMAAMEIAAKDESNKIFAIGNAPTALFRLIELAREGKAKPSLIIGVPVGFVGAEEAKEEVKKLDIPYIITEGKKGGSTVAAAIVNALLYMIER; translated from the coding sequence ATGAATTACATAAAAGATCCGTGGGAAATTGAAAAAAAGAGTTTTGAAATAATAGGCAAAAACATAGATGAGTCTAAATTCGATAAAAAAGAGCTTTTAATAGTAAAAAGGGTGATTCACGCAACAGCAGATTTTGAATTTGCCAATATACTTAAAATCTCAAAAGGAGCGATAGAAGACGGTTTAAAGGTACTAAAGGAAGGATTTAATATTGTTAGTGATACAAAGATGGCGGAAGCAGGAATAAATAAAAAGGTATTAGAGAAGATAGGTTCAAAAGTAAAAAGTTACATTAATCTTCCTGAAGCTAAAGATATTTCAAAGAAGTGTGGCATTACAAGATCAATGGCAGCTATGGAAATAGCGGCAAAAGACGAAAGCAATAAAATCTTTGCTATTGGAAATGCCCCCACAGCTTTATTTAGACTCATAGAGCTTGCGAGAGAAGGAAAAGCAAAGCCTTCCCTTATAATAGGTGTTCCTGTTGGCTTTGTTGGAGCTGAAGAGGCGAAGGAAGAGGTAAAAAAGCTTGATATTCCTTACATCATAACAGAAGGGAAAAAAGGAGGAAGCACAGTAGCAGCAGCGATAGTTAATGCCCTTCTTTACATGATAGAAAGATAG
- a CDS encoding sirohydrochlorin chelatase has product MEKGLLVIAHGSRIKETKKVVIKVVDRIKSLNKYKNVKAGFMEFDTPDIPTSIKEFVKEGIYDIVAVPLFLFEGIHIKEDIPMVFEEERKKYPGLSIKFGRPIGYDDRIVDIILERTEEVK; this is encoded by the coding sequence ATGGAGAAAGGGTTGTTAGTCATAGCTCATGGGAGCCGCATTAAGGAGACAAAAAAAGTTGTAATCAAGGTGGTAGATAGAATAAAGAGCTTAAATAAATACAAAAATGTGAAGGCAGGATTTATGGAATTTGACACTCCTGACATCCCTACTTCTATTAAAGAGTTTGTAAAAGAAGGTATTTATGATATCGTTGCTGTGCCACTATTTTTATTCGAAGGAATACATATAAAAGAGGATATACCGATGGTTTTTGAAGAGGAGAGAAAGAAGTATCCCGGTCTTTCTATAAAATTTGGAAGGCCAATTGGCTATGACGACAGAATCGTGGATATAATTTTGGAAAGGACAGAGGAAGTAAAATAA
- a CDS encoding folate family ECF transporter S component, translating to MKKIHARELVFLALLISLNIVLSRIASIKIAIGGIESIRIGFGALPVILAGIMFGPTAGGIVGAVGDIIGYYINPLGPYMPHFTMTAALTGIIPPLILKPVKAPIPSLWQLLIAIGVGQFISSVILVPYFLQLLFKIPIVTTLPPKVVGEVINVPIYALFTQILLKRINMVYFKAH from the coding sequence ATGAAAAAAATACATGCGCGAGAACTGGTTTTTCTAGCATTGTTGATTAGCCTAAACATAGTTTTAAGTAGAATAGCTAGTATTAAAATAGCTATTGGCGGCATTGAAAGTATAAGAATTGGCTTTGGCGCATTACCGGTAATTCTTGCAGGAATAATGTTTGGACCAACAGCAGGAGGAATAGTAGGTGCTGTAGGTGATATAATTGGATATTACATTAATCCTTTAGGACCATATATGCCACATTTTACAATGACAGCAGCTCTCACAGGTATTATTCCTCCTTTGATTTTGAAGCCGGTAAAAGCTCCAATTCCTTCTCTATGGCAATTATTAATAGCAATTGGAGTAGGTCAGTTCATTTCATCAGTAATACTCGTGCCTTATTTTCTTCAATTGTTATTTAAAATACCAATAGTAACTACTTTACCTCCAAAAGTTGTAGGAGAAGTTATCAATGTGCCAATATATGCTTTATTTACGCAAATACTGCTAAAAAGAATAAATATGGTTTATTTTAAAGCCCACTAA
- a CDS encoding MarR family winged helix-turn-helix transcriptional regulator, producing the protein MEKKIEKISELFLNLICEFYEYDSKARTFGTDTELYHSEIHMLQCIQDNPGLHISAIARKLGITRGAASQTAKRLERKQMIVKEMNHTRGSKVVMYLTPKGEIACFNHKCAHEKYNTIISEILTGSDEEQLKFLSDFLLQFEKALKEN; encoded by the coding sequence ATGGAAAAAAAGATTGAAAAAATAAGTGAATTATTTTTAAACTTAATATGCGAATTTTACGAATATGATAGCAAGGCTCGTACTTTTGGTACAGATACAGAGCTTTATCATTCCGAAATACATATGCTTCAGTGTATTCAAGATAATCCAGGTTTGCATATTTCTGCTATTGCACGTAAATTAGGTATCACAAGGGGTGCGGCATCACAAACTGCTAAAAGACTTGAAAGAAAGCAAATGATTGTAAAGGAGATGAACCATACCAGAGGATCTAAAGTCGTCATGTACCTCACTCCCAAAGGTGAGATAGCTTGTTTCAACCACAAGTGTGCACACGAAAAGTACAACACAATCATATCCGAAATTCTAACTGGATCGGATGAAGAACAATTAAAGTTTCTTTCAGATTTTCTTTTGCAGTTTGAAAAAGCGTTAAAGGAAAATTGA
- a CDS encoding MFS transporter, whose amino-acid sequence MNNQFNEKLFVMTRSFIILMAIVCGVSVANLYYIQPLEAQIAATFHVSQGAAGIAAMMTQIGYACGLLLFVPLGDICESRSLILRMLLFVDISLLAAALSPCYLLLLFAMFTMGITTIVPQIIVPYAAHLSPPEEQGKVIGDVMSGLLIGILISRIFSGLIGAVLTWRAVYLFATGLIMILMILIRYYFPKDQPSSQISWGELLKSIPYLIKSERTLRESAINGFFMFGSFSTFWTSLIFLLETPVYHMGTKEAGLFGLAGIAGALAAPLIGKGSDIKSPRFTVGIGVILSTLAYLCFSLFGYYIWGLIAGVIILDLGNQCGQVSNQARVQALGDSARSRNNTIFMFSYFIGGAIGSFLGTLCWQHYGWYGVCMVGLTFQLAAIITHFLIYRR is encoded by the coding sequence TTGAACAATCAATTCAATGAAAAACTATTTGTTATGACAAGATCGTTTATAATTTTAATGGCAATTGTTTGCGGCGTTTCCGTTGCAAATCTTTATTATATTCAGCCATTGGAAGCACAAATTGCAGCTACATTTCATGTTTCACAAGGAGCAGCGGGAATTGCAGCCATGATGACGCAAATTGGTTATGCATGCGGCCTTTTACTTTTTGTTCCGCTAGGCGATATATGCGAAAGCCGTTCACTTATTCTACGTATGCTTCTTTTTGTTGATATATCACTACTTGCAGCTGCACTATCGCCTTGTTATTTGTTACTGCTCTTTGCCATGTTTACCATGGGGATTACGACAATTGTGCCACAGATTATCGTGCCATATGCAGCACATCTTTCACCTCCGGAAGAGCAAGGTAAAGTCATTGGAGACGTTATGAGCGGTCTATTGATTGGAATCTTGATATCAAGAATATTTAGCGGGCTTATTGGTGCAGTTTTGACCTGGCGGGCTGTTTATTTATTTGCAACAGGATTAATTATGATCCTTATGATTTTGATTAGATATTATTTCCCAAAAGATCAACCTTCCTCCCAAATATCGTGGGGAGAGTTGCTTAAATCCATACCATATCTTATAAAAAGTGAACGCACATTGCGTGAATCAGCGATTAACGGCTTTTTCATGTTTGGTTCTTTCAGTACGTTCTGGACTTCTCTCATTTTTTTACTTGAAACACCGGTTTATCATATGGGAACAAAAGAAGCTGGCTTATTTGGACTAGCAGGAATAGCAGGTGCTCTCGCGGCACCTTTGATTGGAAAAGGATCTGACATAAAAAGTCCGCGCTTCACAGTAGGAATCGGTGTCATACTATCGACGCTTGCCTATCTATGCTTTAGCCTATTCGGATATTATATTTGGGGCCTTATTGCAGGTGTTATCATACTTGATCTTGGAAATCAATGTGGGCAAGTCTCCAATCAAGCAAGGGTACAAGCGCTTGGCGATTCAGCACGCAGTCGCAATAATACTATATTCATGTTTTCGTATTTTATCGGCGGTGCAATAGGTTCCTTTCTTGGCACCCTTTGTTGGCAGCATTACGGATGGTACGGCGTTTGCATGGTAGGACTTACATTTCAACTTGCTGCGATAATTACTCATTTTTTGATTTATAGGAGATAA